TTGTTTCCCCCTTTGTAGGTAGGATAGATGACATTTCAGGAGACGGGATGAAGCTCATAAGGGAAATAAAACAGATATTTGATAACTACGGCATAGAGGATACACAGATAATAGTAGCGAGCGTAAGACATCCCATGCATGTGGTAGAGGCTGCACTCATTGGTGCGGACATATGCACTATGCCCTTTGAGGTTATGAAAAAGCTCTTCCACCATCCTCTTACGGATAAGGGTATAGAGCTCTTTCTAAAGGACTGGGAAAAGGTCCCAGGAAGACCCTTTTAGAGCCTTCCACCACTTAGAATTCTTAGTATGTCGTTTAGTATCACAAAACCTACAAGGGCTATTATTATCGCATAGCCGGTCTTTACCCATAACTCCTTGAATTTAGGAGAGAAGGGTTTTCTTCTTATGGATTCCATAAGGAAAAGAAGGATAAGTCCGCCATCAAGAATGGGAAGGGGTATTAGGTTAAATATGGCAAGCTGAACAGATATGAAAGCCATCATACCTATGAAGGGAACTATACCCTGTTGTGCGGATTCTCCAGCCAATTGGGCTATGGCTATAGGTCCACCTAAGGTTTTTATAGATAGTCCACCAGTTATAATACTCCACAAAGCCTTTAGAGATAGCAAGCTAAGTATGTATGTCCTATGGAAACCCTCCAAAAGTGCCTGCAGAGGGGGTTCTTTGCTTTTGACTTTCTCAATATAGGGAGTTACACCCAGTATGGGTATTCCAGTATTCGGGTCAATCTTGGGAATAACCGTCTTCTCCTCAATAGAGCTTCCTCTTTGTATGGTTAACAGAATAGGTTTGTCTTTTGATTCTCTTACATACTTTACAAACTCATACCAACTATTTACTTCTTTGCCGTTAACCTTCAGTATTCTATCCCCAGCTTTTAATCCCACTTGACTTGCCGGACTGTCTTCTAACACCCTTCCTAAAACTGCTGGAAGCCAAGGCTCAACTCCAAAGCCTGCAGACCTGCTAATATCATCCTTGAGGAAAAGGTCTATTTCCTTTCCATCTCTCAGCACCTTAACCTTCCACTCCTTGCTAAGTATGTTCTCAAAAATTGCATTCTCTAAGTCCTTCCAGTTTTGTACTT
The window above is part of the Aquificaceae bacterium genome. Proteins encoded here:
- the rseP gene encoding RIP metalloprotease RseP, producing the protein MEYVLAFLVLIGVLIWFHELGHFLMAKLFGVKVEIFSIGFGPVLLSKRIGETEYRLSALPLGGFVKLYGEEEQIEDKRAFSSKPNWQKILIAFGGPLFNFLLAIILFALISLIGRDVPKYLFEEPLVGHVVENSIAHKLGIREGDIILEINSKKVQNWKDLENAIFENILSKEWKVKVLRDGKEIDLFLKDDISRSAGFGVEPWLPAVLGRVLEDSPASQVGLKAGDRILKVNGKEVNSWYEFVKYVRESKDKPILLTIQRGSSIEEKTVIPKIDPNTGIPILGVTPYIEKVKSKEPPLQALLEGFHRTYILSLLSLKALWSIITGGLSIKTLGGPIAIAQLAGESAQQGIVPFIGMMAFISVQLAIFNLIPLPILDGGLILLFLMESIRRKPFSPKFKELWVKTGYAIIIALVGFVILNDILRILSGGRL